One genomic window of Trichlorobacter lovleyi includes the following:
- the glmS gene encoding glutamine--fructose-6-phosphate transaminase (isomerizing), whose translation MCGIVGYIGEQEATPIIFEGLRKLEYRGYDSAGIATLQPDGIAVRRSEGKLLNLEKLLREQPLAGSIGIGHTRWATHGRPSETNAHPHRAGSIVVVHNGIIENYLGLKEQLQAAGHEFSSQTDTEVIAHLVEERLKTAGSFEVAVRTALQELQGAFAVCILCKDQPDTLIAAKVGSPMVVGLGQGEFFVASDIPAILAHTREMVFMEDGELAVFNDRSARFSTIAGAPLEKKARHIDWSPLMAEKGGYKHFMLKEIHEQPRAVRDTIAGRLQEQQGDVYLEDLGYADAALQTVQRMVIVACGTSWHAALTGKFLIEGHCRIPVEIDIASEFRYRSPVIDEKTLVMVISQSGETADTLAALREAKKLGAMNLAICNVLDSSIARDAAGVIYTHAGPEIGVASTKAFVTQLTALYLFTIRLGRAIGRLSVSEGQQMIADLKKVPELLEQTLKLNGQTEKIARQYMNARDFLYLGRGRNFPIALEGALKLKEISYIHAEGYPAGEMKHGPIALIDEHVPVVVLVPKNSTYEKTVSNMEEVVARSGRVIALCSEGDREVQDKAEATLELPELSDDLDPILLSVPLQLLAYHIAVLKGTDVDQPRNLAKSVTVE comes from the coding sequence ATGTGTGGTATTGTTGGTTATATCGGTGAACAAGAGGCAACTCCGATCATTTTTGAGGGACTGCGCAAGCTGGAATACCGCGGCTACGATTCTGCCGGTATCGCTACGCTGCAGCCTGATGGTATTGCGGTGCGTCGCAGTGAAGGCAAGTTGCTTAATCTGGAGAAGCTGCTGCGGGAGCAGCCGCTGGCCGGTTCCATCGGCATCGGCCATACCCGCTGGGCCACCCATGGACGTCCTTCCGAGACCAACGCCCATCCCCACCGGGCCGGTTCCATTGTGGTGGTACATAACGGCATTATTGAAAACTACCTTGGCCTGAAGGAACAGCTGCAGGCGGCAGGACACGAGTTTTCCAGCCAGACCGATACCGAGGTGATCGCCCATCTGGTGGAGGAACGTCTGAAAACAGCCGGTTCCTTTGAGGTTGCGGTCCGTACCGCCCTGCAGGAGCTGCAGGGGGCCTTTGCGGTCTGCATCCTCTGCAAGGATCAACCTGACACCCTGATTGCAGCCAAGGTCGGTTCACCGATGGTGGTCGGGCTGGGGCAGGGCGAGTTTTTTGTTGCCTCCGATATCCCTGCCATCCTGGCCCATACCCGTGAGATGGTCTTCATGGAGGATGGCGAGCTGGCGGTCTTTAATGATCGGTCAGCCCGTTTCTCCACCATTGCCGGAGCGCCGCTGGAGAAGAAGGCACGGCATATCGACTGGTCGCCCCTGATGGCGGAAAAAGGGGGCTACAAGCATTTCATGCTGAAGGAGATCCACGAGCAGCCCCGGGCGGTGCGGGATACGATTGCCGGGCGTTTGCAAGAGCAACAGGGGGATGTCTATCTGGAGGACCTGGGCTACGCTGACGCTGCTCTGCAGACCGTGCAGCGGATGGTCATCGTGGCCTGCGGCACCTCCTGGCATGCCGCCCTGACCGGCAAGTTTCTGATTGAAGGGCACTGCCGTATCCCGGTTGAGATCGATATCGCCTCGGAATTCCGCTACCGCAGTCCGGTGATTGATGAAAAAACGTTGGTGATGGTCATCTCCCAATCAGGCGAAACCGCTGATACCCTGGCAGCCCTGCGGGAGGCCAAGAAGCTGGGGGCCATGAACCTGGCCATCTGCAACGTGCTGGATTCCTCCATTGCCCGTGACGCCGCCGGGGTGATCTATACCCATGCCGGTCCGGAGATCGGGGTGGCCTCCACCAAGGCCTTTGTGACCCAGTTAACCGCGCTCTATCTGTTTACCATCCGCCTTGGCCGGGCCATCGGCCGGTTGAGTGTGTCAGAGGGGCAGCAGATGATTGCCGATCTGAAGAAGGTGCCGGAACTGCTGGAGCAGACCCTGAAACTGAACGGCCAGACCGAAAAGATCGCCCGCCAGTACATGAACGCCCGTGATTTTCTCTACCTGGGCCGGGGCAGAAACTTCCCGATCGCCCTGGAAGGTGCGCTCAAACTGAAGGAGATCTCCTACATCCACGCGGAAGGGTATCCTGCCGGCGAGATGAAGCATGGCCCGATCGCCCTGATTGATGAGCATGTGCCGGTGGTGGTGCTGGTGCCGAAGAATAGTACCTACGAAAAGACCGTCTCCAACATGGAAGAGGTGGTCGCGCGCAGCGGCCGGGTGATCGCCCTCTGCAGCGAAGGTGACCGTGAGGTGCAGGATAAGGCCGAGGCAACGCTGGAACTGCCTGAGCTCAGTGACGACCTTGATCCGATCCTGCTGTCGGTGCCGTTGCAGCTGCTGGCCTACCATATTGCCGTATTAAAAGGTACTGACGTGGATCAACCACGCAACCTTGCCAAGAGCGTGACGGTGGAATAG
- the waaC gene encoding lipopolysaccharide heptosyltransferase I, with protein sequence MKILIIKTSSLGDIIHALPVLEYLRQAEPAATIDWVVDEAFVDLVSGNPLINRVLLVAFRRWKKAPFARRTRQELMSFVKTLRQEHYDLIFDLQGNLKSGLVCAFGRAPVKVGFSRAHQQERLNALFTNRKVGFLPPDKNAGQRYLRIVSAPFALPPESVVPHGDIYTSPEDNAHAQQMIGGTAGPPLLLFHNGTTWTTKLWYAEGWKQLADALLLRYPQATILLSWGTAEEHMLAEEIARHIGGRAVVLGKMSLKQFVAVLKRADLVVGGDTGPIHLAAAVGTPTVSFYRCTDGSLNGPLGRDHLIVQSPLPCTKCLRKSCERDEECRKSISVKAMLAAAESCLDHGKAAAL encoded by the coding sequence ATGAAAATCCTGATCATCAAGACCTCTTCCCTGGGGGATATCATCCATGCCTTGCCGGTGCTGGAGTATCTCCGGCAGGCGGAGCCCGCTGCAACCATTGACTGGGTGGTGGACGAGGCGTTTGTTGATCTGGTGTCCGGTAACCCGTTGATCAACCGTGTGCTGCTGGTTGCCTTCCGGCGCTGGAAAAAGGCTCCCTTTGCCCGGCGTACCAGGCAGGAGCTGATGTCGTTTGTCAAGACACTGCGGCAGGAACACTACGACCTGATCTTTGACCTGCAGGGCAACCTCAAGAGCGGCTTGGTCTGCGCTTTTGGACGTGCCCCGGTGAAGGTCGGCTTCAGCAGGGCGCATCAGCAGGAACGTCTCAATGCCCTCTTCACGAACCGCAAGGTCGGCTTTCTTCCGCCGGACAAAAATGCCGGTCAGCGTTACCTGCGGATTGTGAGTGCCCCCTTTGCCCTGCCCCCCGAGTCGGTTGTCCCCCATGGCGATATTTATACCTCCCCTGAGGACAATGCCCACGCACAGCAGATGATTGGTGGGACGGCGGGGCCCCCCCTGCTGCTGTTCCATAACGGCACCACCTGGACAACCAAGCTCTGGTATGCAGAGGGCTGGAAGCAGCTGGCAGACGCCCTGCTGCTGCGTTATCCCCAGGCCACAATCCTGCTGTCATGGGGCACTGCGGAAGAGCACATGCTTGCAGAGGAGATTGCCCGCCATATCGGTGGCCGTGCCGTTGTGCTCGGTAAGATGTCGCTCAAACAGTTTGTGGCGGTGTTGAAGCGGGCCGATCTGGTGGTGGGGGGCGATACCGGGCCGATCCATCTGGCCGCTGCTGTGGGGACGCCAACCGTCTCCTTCTACCGTTGTACGGATGGCTCGTTGAACGGGCCGCTGGGAAGAGATCATTTGATTGTGCAATCGCCATTGCCCTGTACCAAGTGTCTGCGCAAGAGCTGCGAACGGGATGAGGAGTGTAGGAAGAGCATCAGCGTCAAGGCCATGCTGGCCGCAGCGGAGTCCTGCCTTGACCACGGAAAAGCGGCAGCCCTGTGA
- a CDS encoding response regulator: MIQTLMEKLAKSEVTILIAEDDDGHAELIVDNLREAGLTNAIIRFRDGQEVLDFLTGEPGAPETRQSGTAYLLLLDIRMPRVDGVEVLRRVKAVPELHKMPVIMLTTTDDPREVQNCYELGCSCYITKPVDYDRFSEMLHRLGLFLMVVQVPDINGKA; encoded by the coding sequence ATGATTCAGACGCTCATGGAAAAACTGGCCAAAAGTGAAGTTACCATTCTGATTGCCGAGGATGATGACGGGCATGCCGAGCTGATTGTTGACAACCTGCGGGAAGCCGGTCTGACCAACGCCATTATCCGTTTCCGGGATGGGCAGGAGGTCTTGGATTTTCTGACCGGCGAGCCGGGGGCACCGGAAACCCGCCAGAGCGGTACCGCCTATCTGCTGCTGCTGGATATCCGCATGCCGCGGGTGGACGGGGTTGAGGTGCTGCGGCGTGTCAAGGCGGTGCCTGAACTGCATAAGATGCCGGTGATCATGCTGACCACCACCGATGACCCCCGCGAGGTTCAGAACTGCTACGAGCTCGGCTGCAGCTGCTATATCACCAAGCCGGTTGATTATGACCGCTTCTCAGAGATGCTGCACCGGCTGGGGCTGTTCCTGATGGTGGTGCAGGTGCCGGATATTAACGGAAAGGCATGA
- a CDS encoding ferritin-like domain-containing protein, which translates to MSDAITCYTFEGALETAISMEEEGFRNYLRALKAVQNKGAKEILRENALDELNHKYQLEKALVEGQVSSSDEMLREIPSMNLDYVLKQQDLGPESGVREALAYAIHLEKGAVDFYGRVADGCAGAPMAVLFARLKAEESLHLQRLEDLYEQHFMTEN; encoded by the coding sequence ATGAGCGATGCAATAACCTGTTACACCTTTGAAGGAGCACTGGAAACCGCCATCAGCATGGAAGAGGAAGGGTTCCGCAACTATCTGCGCGCACTCAAGGCGGTGCAGAACAAGGGGGCAAAGGAGATTTTGCGGGAAAATGCCCTGGACGAACTCAACCACAAGTACCAACTGGAAAAGGCACTGGTTGAGGGGCAGGTGAGCAGCAGTGACGAGATGCTGCGTGAGATCCCCAGCATGAATCTCGACTATGTCCTGAAACAGCAGGATCTTGGCCCGGAGTCCGGAGTCCGGGAGGCGTTGGCCTATGCCATCCATCTGGAAAAGGGGGCTGTCGATTTTTATGGTCGTGTTGCCGACGGATGCGCAGGTGCCCCCATGGCAGTCCTGTTTGCCCGCCTCAAGGCCGAGGAGTCATTGCATCTGCAGCGCCTTGAGGACCTCTACGAGCAGCATTTCATGACTGAAAATTGA
- a CDS encoding tRNA threonylcarbamoyladenosine dehydratase gives MQPVAGHEQIFSRTALLLGAAGLERLTAARVAVIGIGGVGSYAAEALARAGVGNLTLLDGDVVQASNINRQLHALTSTVGQAKTAIMAERLLQINPELQIVHQQVVLTPDNAGALLACGYDLVLDAIDSFSAKVALIQGCLAAGIPVISSMGAAGKLDPARVQLADISASHGCRLARKLRKELRRRGIARGVTVVYSDEACQFEQLGQPETDGDSRRPLGSISYLPAIFGLHMAAAAVRRLTGC, from the coding sequence GTGCAGCCTGTAGCGGGACATGAACAGATCTTCAGCCGGACGGCCCTGCTGCTGGGAGCGGCAGGGCTGGAGCGTCTGACCGCTGCACGGGTAGCGGTGATCGGTATTGGCGGGGTGGGGAGCTATGCGGCAGAGGCGCTGGCCAGAGCCGGTGTGGGCAACCTGACGCTGCTGGACGGCGACGTGGTGCAGGCCAGCAACATCAACCGTCAACTGCATGCCTTGACCAGCACGGTCGGACAGGCCAAGACGGCGATCATGGCGGAGCGGCTGCTGCAGATCAACCCGGAACTTCAGATTGTTCACCAGCAGGTCGTGCTTACGCCGGATAACGCCGGCGCCCTGCTGGCTTGCGGCTACGACCTGGTGCTGGATGCGATTGACAGCTTCAGCGCCAAGGTTGCCCTGATTCAGGGTTGTCTGGCGGCCGGTATTCCGGTGATTTCCAGTATGGGGGCAGCAGGCAAGCTTGATCCGGCACGGGTGCAGCTGGCTGACATCAGCGCAAGCCACGGGTGCCGTCTTGCCCGCAAACTGCGCAAGGAGCTGCGTCGCAGGGGTATTGCCCGTGGTGTGACGGTGGTCTACTCCGATGAAGCCTGCCAGTTTGAGCAGCTGGGACAGCCGGAAACAGACGGGGACTCCCGCCGTCCGCTGGGCAGCATCTCCTATCTGCCTGCCATCTTCGGCCTGCATATGGCTGCTGCAGCCGTCCGGCGGTTAACAGGCTGTTAA
- the waaC gene encoding lipopolysaccharide heptosyltransferase I: MKIALVRLSSLGDIVLSMASLQVIRQAFPDCRITWVTDQRFAGLLDCQPDVEQVIALDLKGIKKRPSWSGLVAQFQALRSAGPFDRVIDLHGMIKSAVVGSLLGGRQDGFARSCRKEALAGLWYREAYSIPYDLPATVRYTLLVCRALGIACSPAEAASYPQRPYMHWQKRDEAVLEPYLSDQAKNVLIVPGTSAANKNYPPERFAAVANLLKLNLLVCHGNDAEYAAALTIAGHAPHVRVLPRLRLGELKALAGRMDLVIGGDSGPTHLALASGVPSITLFGATPVCFTPGLRNRVIKTATVPNLLKPDPRDLSVTEIPAGQIAELAVELLSGEVNRCSL; the protein is encoded by the coding sequence GTGAAGATCGCACTGGTCAGACTTTCATCCCTGGGAGACATCGTCCTGTCTATGGCCTCATTGCAGGTGATCAGGCAGGCCTTTCCTGACTGCCGGATCACCTGGGTCACGGACCAGAGGTTTGCCGGTCTGCTTGACTGCCAGCCGGATGTTGAGCAGGTCATTGCCCTTGACCTGAAGGGGATCAAGAAACGTCCCAGCTGGTCCGGTCTGGTCGCGCAGTTTCAGGCCTTGCGTTCCGCCGGTCCGTTTGACCGGGTAATCGATCTGCATGGCATGATCAAGTCCGCGGTTGTGGGGTCGCTGCTGGGGGGCAGGCAAGACGGTTTTGCCAGGTCATGCCGGAAGGAGGCGCTGGCCGGTCTTTGGTACCGCGAGGCCTATAGCATTCCCTATGACCTGCCGGCCACCGTGCGCTATACCCTGCTTGTCTGCAGGGCCCTGGGCATCGCCTGCAGCCCTGCAGAGGCGGCGTCCTATCCGCAACGCCCGTACATGCATTGGCAGAAACGTGATGAAGCGGTGCTGGAACCCTATCTGAGCGACCAGGCAAAAAATGTGCTGATCGTACCGGGAACCAGTGCAGCTAACAAGAATTACCCGCCGGAGCGGTTTGCAGCCGTGGCCAACCTGTTGAAGCTGAACCTGCTCGTCTGCCATGGTAATGACGCCGAGTATGCGGCTGCGCTGACCATTGCCGGGCATGCCCCCCACGTCAGGGTGCTGCCGCGGCTTCGCCTGGGGGAACTCAAGGCGCTGGCCGGTCGCATGGATCTGGTGATTGGCGGCGATTCCGGGCCGACGCACCTCGCATTGGCCAGTGGCGTGCCGTCGATCACGCTGTTTGGTGCAACACCGGTCTGCTTTACGCCCGGTCTGCGGAACAGGGTGATCAAGACCGCTACGGTGCCGAATCTGCTGAAGCCGGATCCCCGTGACCTTTCCGTGACAGAGATACCGGCCGGTCAGATTGCCGAGCTGGCTGTTGAACTGCTTTCAGGGGAGGTGAACAGGTGCAGCCTGTAG
- a CDS encoding ATP-binding protein: protein MFARTITPTLLSLATEFPVVTITGPRQSGKTTLCCTTFPDKPYINLEQPETRQFAKEDPKGFLATIPDGAVLDEIQRVPDLLSYIQVLVDDKPAAGRFILTGSQQFEVMNTISQSLAGRTALLKLLPLSIEELTTAGVTASSSQLILNGFYPRIHSQRLNPTRVLSDYFETYVERDLRQLVTLKNLGLFEKFVRLCAGRVGQLLNLQGLGAEVGVSHSTAREWLTLLEASYVVFQLRPWHSNISKRLIKSPKLYFYDVGLASYLLGLETESQVGRDPLRGNLFENMAIIEALKYCYNRGKKGAASFYRDSNGNEVDLVMEVGPDLFPVEIKSAETIVPEFFKGLVSFSKIAPKVLLGAGLVYGGTEQQKRTAGDVWPVARMHEMLDGVYCREAV, encoded by the coding sequence ATGTTTGCCAGAACCATCACACCAACCCTGCTATCCCTTGCAACGGAATTTCCAGTTGTTACGATTACCGGCCCTCGTCAGAGTGGTAAGACAACCCTGTGCTGTACAACCTTTCCTGATAAACCCTATATCAATCTTGAACAACCCGAAACACGTCAGTTTGCCAAGGAAGATCCCAAGGGCTTCCTGGCGACAATCCCTGATGGCGCTGTCCTTGATGAGATTCAGCGTGTGCCTGACCTCCTCTCGTATATTCAGGTGCTGGTTGATGATAAACCGGCGGCAGGCCGGTTTATTCTGACCGGTAGCCAGCAGTTTGAAGTGATGAATACCATCAGTCAGTCCCTGGCGGGCAGGACGGCGCTTTTAAAACTGTTGCCACTCAGTATCGAAGAGCTGACAACTGCGGGTGTTACCGCTTCTTCCAGCCAGCTCATTCTGAACGGCTTCTATCCCCGTATCCATAGCCAGCGGCTTAATCCGACGCGTGTGCTCAGTGACTATTTTGAGACCTATGTCGAGCGGGATCTCCGCCAGTTGGTCACGCTGAAAAATCTCGGCCTGTTTGAAAAGTTTGTTCGTTTGTGCGCCGGAAGAGTCGGGCAGCTTCTTAACCTGCAAGGCCTGGGGGCGGAAGTTGGCGTTTCTCATTCAACGGCACGCGAATGGTTGACTTTGCTTGAGGCCAGCTATGTTGTGTTTCAGCTGCGACCCTGGCACAGCAACATTTCAAAGCGATTGATCAAGTCTCCAAAACTCTATTTCTATGATGTTGGGCTTGCAAGTTATCTGCTGGGGCTGGAAACTGAGTCGCAGGTGGGGAGAGACCCTTTACGCGGCAATCTCTTTGAAAATATGGCGATCATTGAGGCCCTTAAATATTGTTACAACCGGGGCAAAAAGGGGGCAGCCTCTTTTTACCGGGATAGCAACGGCAATGAAGTGGACCTAGTGATGGAGGTCGGGCCGGACCTGTTTCCCGTTGAGATTAAATCAGCCGAAACCATAGTGCCGGAATTTTTTAAAGGGCTTGTGTCGTTCTCGAAGATAGCCCCTAAAGTACTGCTTGGCGCTGGTCTGGTGTATGGCGGGACTGAACAGCAGAAGCGTACAGCCGGAGATGTCTGGCCGGTTGCCAGGATGCATGAGATGCTGGATGGCGTCTATTGCCGTGAGGCAGTATGA
- a CDS encoding GGDEF domain-containing protein: MSWFIFSGGLIVGLMLHPFARMLKSDGINYVLDLIGQIVTAPFSALVNYFEKRSDLAKARRGVETPPAGQVDPREQQISDSAQTIRSILLSLASVIQRTDQAANDSSHALNEVRATIDQTGLPSDLAAAHALLIAEIDRVIASNSLLKGELASSHAILATQREQIETLKTAVRIDGLTQLANRAYFDEKLLEMILLHQRYNEPFSLMMIDVDYFKNINDSHGHQAGDRILKGVAFKIKTSLRESDFLARFGGDEFALLLIKASLKPATVLAEKLCSNLRESRFLLDGTEFKVTLSIGVAEVRAGDTPETLLKRADEALYLVKERGRNGVEQQAETVSEAPAA, encoded by the coding sequence ATGAGCTGGTTTATCTTTAGCGGCGGGCTGATTGTTGGACTGATGCTGCACCCCTTCGCACGGATGCTGAAGTCTGACGGCATCAATTACGTGCTGGACCTGATCGGGCAGATTGTTACCGCACCGTTCAGCGCCCTCGTCAACTATTTCGAGAAAAGATCAGATCTTGCCAAGGCCCGGCGAGGGGTGGAGACACCGCCGGCCGGGCAGGTTGACCCGCGCGAACAGCAGATCAGCGATTCAGCCCAGACCATCCGCAGCATCCTGCTCTCACTCGCGTCGGTCATCCAACGCACCGACCAGGCCGCCAATGACTCCTCCCACGCCTTAAACGAGGTCCGTGCAACAATTGATCAGACCGGCCTGCCCAGCGACCTTGCCGCCGCCCACGCGTTGCTGATTGCCGAAATTGACCGGGTCATCGCCAGCAACAGTCTGTTGAAGGGAGAGCTTGCCAGTTCTCACGCAATACTTGCAACCCAGCGTGAACAGATTGAGACCCTGAAGACCGCCGTGCGGATTGATGGTCTGACCCAGCTTGCCAACCGGGCCTATTTTGATGAAAAACTGCTGGAAATGATCCTGCTGCACCAGCGCTACAACGAGCCGTTCTCACTGATGATGATTGATGTGGATTACTTCAAGAACATCAACGACAGCCATGGTCACCAGGCCGGCGACCGGATCCTGAAGGGGGTGGCATTCAAGATCAAGACCTCCCTGCGGGAAAGTGATTTTCTGGCCCGCTTCGGCGGGGACGAATTTGCCCTGCTACTGATCAAAGCCAGCCTCAAGCCTGCTACCGTCCTGGCTGAAAAACTCTGCAGCAATCTGCGCGAAAGCCGTTTCCTGCTGGATGGGACCGAGTTCAAGGTAACCCTTTCCATCGGCGTAGCCGAGGTGCGGGCCGGCGACACACCGGAAACCCTCCTGAAACGGGCTGACGAGGCGCTCTATCTGGTAAAGGAACGGGGACGCAACGGGGTCGAACAGCAGGCTGAAACCGTTTCAGAAGCACCGGCTGCATAA
- a CDS encoding sensor histidine kinase, with amino-acid sequence MTDAVSDRWGLRQILALVLLVAASLLGNVLAPQLFTGFNYLLGSIGVMLVLRLFGIVPALCAALLAAAWCKQLFGHYYPLLWLGLEPLFVWFWLKRRPQDSLIMADLFYWLAAGLPLLVFVFIALLKVAALGTAAAALMYLTIGVTNALVATLLLSQLALEQRVWPQRPVATVSISQLIFQVLMLAVVLPALLVLVLVGRSREAAVKQKMFDTLEIKARQIGQEVRQKIFHDVYPAVFGQEQRTRLDLAAVTKVLKDIQPNRDVQLHLLANQGEVIASTDQTVAGLPGYDPLSMGATRPTDREQLYQRMPPNNPPVPLWQRAGRSAFIRVNHFPGTTVYAVAETRFAPYQAQILKGHRNALAALLLYLAVGAVLASLVARKIATPLELLSKTTTDLPGKLVSEDLIWPDSTIVEIGSLVENARQMARTLGSQFREIARINSELEERVELRTHELRESNQSLRREIDERITAERQRDHLMDELTIQLRFLQTLMDAIPNPLYFKDTRGHYQGFNQAFGQALGVVREQVIGKSADALYPPEIAAFHRDKDAQLFTDGGMQQYETDLIYADRRPHTIIVNKATYHSLSGELAGLIGVFVDITERKQAELERDRLMRELEAKNNELEGIIYVASHDLRSPLVNIQGFSRKLAKNFTVLSKHLTGIELPPEQRDELLKLLTESMPRSVEFITGSVEKMDSLLSGLLRLSRLGRAAIAIENLDMNLLMSKITNSLAYQIESAGARITVEELLPCQGDAVQISQVFTNLLDNAIKYRMPERPLEVLISSTVCDDGIRYCVRDNGIGIPSDYQEQVWEIFHRINPRDIPGEGLGLTASRRILDRLNGAIWLESEEGAGSSFFVRLPAQRGLKG; translated from the coding sequence ATGACTGATGCCGTTTCAGACCGTTGGGGCCTGCGCCAGATTCTGGCCCTGGTGCTGCTGGTTGCCGCTTCACTGCTGGGTAATGTCCTGGCTCCGCAGCTTTTTACCGGCTTTAACTATCTGCTGGGCAGTATCGGCGTGATGCTGGTGTTGCGGCTGTTCGGCATTGTGCCGGCTCTGTGTGCGGCCTTGCTTGCTGCGGCGTGGTGCAAACAGCTTTTCGGACATTATTATCCACTGCTCTGGCTGGGGCTGGAGCCGCTCTTTGTCTGGTTCTGGTTAAAGCGGCGCCCGCAGGACAGCCTGATCATGGCAGATCTGTTCTACTGGCTGGCTGCCGGTCTGCCGTTGCTTGTTTTTGTGTTTATTGCCCTGCTTAAGGTCGCAGCCCTGGGAACCGCTGCTGCGGCACTGATGTATTTGACCATTGGCGTTACCAATGCCCTGGTCGCCACGCTGCTGCTCAGCCAGCTTGCTCTTGAACAACGGGTCTGGCCGCAGCGCCCTGTTGCTACGGTGAGCATTTCCCAACTGATCTTTCAGGTCTTGATGCTGGCTGTTGTGCTGCCGGCCCTGCTGGTGCTGGTGCTGGTGGGCAGGAGCCGTGAGGCGGCCGTAAAACAGAAGATGTTTGATACCCTTGAGATCAAGGCCCGGCAGATCGGGCAGGAGGTGCGTCAAAAGATCTTTCATGATGTCTATCCTGCGGTCTTTGGTCAGGAACAGCGTACGCGGCTGGATCTGGCGGCCGTTACGAAGGTGCTGAAGGACATTCAGCCCAATCGGGATGTGCAGCTGCACCTGCTGGCCAATCAGGGCGAGGTGATCGCCTCCACCGACCAGACGGTCGCCGGGCTGCCCGGCTATGATCCGTTGAGCATGGGGGCCACCCGTCCAACCGACCGGGAACAGCTCTACCAGCGTATGCCGCCTAATAACCCGCCGGTGCCGCTCTGGCAGCGGGCGGGGAGAAGTGCCTTTATCCGTGTTAATCATTTTCCCGGGACAACGGTCTATGCCGTTGCAGAGACCCGTTTTGCCCCGTACCAGGCCCAGATCCTCAAGGGACATCGTAATGCCCTTGCCGCGCTGCTGCTGTATCTGGCCGTCGGCGCCGTGCTGGCTTCACTGGTGGCACGCAAAATTGCAACACCTCTGGAGCTGTTGTCAAAAACCACGACTGACCTGCCGGGCAAGCTGGTGTCCGAAGATCTTATCTGGCCTGACAGCACGATCGTTGAGATCGGAAGTCTTGTTGAGAATGCCCGCCAGATGGCCCGTACGCTGGGCAGCCAGTTCCGGGAGATTGCCCGGATCAACTCTGAGCTTGAAGAGCGTGTTGAGCTGCGGACCCATGAGCTGCGTGAAAGCAACCAGTCGTTACGCCGTGAGATTGATGAGCGGATTACCGCAGAACGCCAGCGTGATCATTTGATGGATGAGCTGACCATCCAGCTCCGCTTCCTGCAGACCCTGATGGATGCCATCCCCAACCCGCTCTATTTCAAGGATACCAGGGGGCATTACCAGGGCTTTAACCAGGCCTTCGGACAGGCGCTGGGCGTTGTCCGCGAGCAGGTTATCGGTAAGAGCGCTGATGCGCTTTACCCTCCCGAAATTGCCGCGTTCCATCGTGACAAGGACGCTCAGCTCTTCACTGATGGGGGAATGCAACAGTATGAAACAGATCTGATCTATGCCGACAGGAGGCCACATACGATCATAGTCAACAAGGCCACCTACCACAGCCTGTCCGGCGAGCTGGCAGGCCTGATCGGTGTCTTTGTTGATATCACGGAACGGAAACAGGCCGAACTGGAACGTGACCGCCTGATGCGTGAACTGGAGGCCAAGAACAACGAGCTGGAGGGGATTATCTACGTTGCATCACATGATCTGCGCTCGCCGCTGGTTAATATTCAGGGTTTCAGTCGTAAACTGGCAAAAAACTTCACGGTACTCAGCAAACATCTGACCGGGATCGAGCTGCCGCCGGAGCAACGGGATGAGCTGTTGAAGTTGCTGACCGAGAGTATGCCCCGCTCAGTCGAGTTCATTACCGGCAGCGTCGAGAAGATGGACAGCCTGCTGTCAGGCCTGTTACGGCTCTCCCGGCTGGGGCGTGCCGCCATAGCCATAGAAAACCTTGACATGAATCTCTTAATGAGCAAAATAACTAATTCTCTTGCCTATCAGATTGAATCAGCCGGAGCGCGGATAACCGTCGAAGAGCTGTTGCCCTGTCAGGGGGATGCGGTCCAGATCAGTCAGGTCTTTACCAACCTGCTGGATAATGCAATCAAGTACCGCATGCCGGAGCGGCCCCTTGAGGTGCTGATCTCAAGCACCGTCTGCGATGATGGAATCCGGTACTGTGTCAGGGATAACGGTATCGGTATCCCGTCTGACTATCAGGAACAGGTCTGGGAGATCTTCCATCGCATCAACCCGCGTGATATTCCGGGAGAAGGGCTGGGACTGACCGCCTCCCGCAGGATACTGGACCGTTTGAACGGTGCTATCTGGCTTGAATCCGAGGAAGGCGCCGGGAGCAGTTTTTTTGTCAGGCTGCCTGCTCAACGGGGGCTGAAAGGATGA